A single region of the Fenollaria sporofastidiosus genome encodes:
- the prfB gene encoding peptide chain release factor 2 (programmed frameshift) → MKTLQEYKEDYADFKERYIKLGDYLDADALKEKKQKLEAKMVEPSFWDDKEAADKVIDELKDITTPLNSYEEIASKLEDMEVYIELYEEERPDNYNALHTLSEEIDMALEELKVRTLLDGEYDKNGAVVSIHAGTGGTDAQDWAEMLYRMYTRWASHHDYKLELIDYLADTEGGIRSVYFKVLGDYAYGFLKAERGVHRLVRISPFDSQKKRHTSFASVDVFPDIDETIAIDIKEEDLKIDYYRSQGAGGQSVNTTDSAVRITHIPTGVVATCQNERSQRQNKEVALRILYGKLVQLKEEERKKTIDELTGDYSQIAWGSQIRSYIFNPYMLVKDHRTDVENFEVQKVIDGDIDKFIYAYLDHVREA, encoded by the exons ATGAAGACCTTACAAGAGTATAAAGAAGATTATGCAGATTTTAAAGAGAGATATATAAAATTAGGAGACTATCTT GACGCTGATGCTCTAAAAGAGAAGAAGCAAAAGCTTGAAGCCAAGATGGTGGAGCCGTCGTTTTGGGACGATAAAGAGGCTGCCGATAAGGTGATAGACGAGCTCAAAGACATTACAACGCCTCTTAATAGCTATGAAGAGATAGCCTCCAAGCTAGAGGATATGGAAGTCTACATCGAGCTATACGAGGAAGAAAGACCTGATAACTACAACGCTCTGCACACTTTGAGTGAAGAGATTGACATGGCGCTTGAGGAGCTAAAGGTGAGGACCTTACTTGATGGCGAATATGATAAGAATGGCGCTGTTGTCTCCATACACGCAGGTACTGGCGGCACCGACGCTCAGGACTGGGCAGAGATGCTCTACCGCATGTATACGAGGTGGGCATCTCATCATGACTACAAGCTGGAGCTCATCGACTACCTAGCGGACACTGAAGGCGGCATAAGAAGTGTTTACTTCAAGGTCTTAGGTGACTACGCGTATGGCTTTTTGAAGGCGGAGCGCGGGGTACACAGACTTGTTAGGATATCGCCCTTCGACTCGCAAAAGAAGAGACACACGAGCTTTGCATCCGTTGACGTCTTTCCTGACATCGACGAGACCATAGCCATAGATATAAAGGAAGAGGATCTAAAGATAGACTACTACCGCTCGCAAGGTGCAGGCGGTCAATCGGTTAACACGACAGACTCTGCGGTGCGCATCACGCACATACCGACAGGAGTTGTTGCGACATGCCAAAACGAGCGTAGTCAAAGGCAGAACAAGGAAGTCGCACTGCGCATACTCTACGGCAAGCTTGTGCAGCTTAAGGAAGAGGAGCGCAAGAAGACCATAGACGAGCTTACAGGCGACTACTCGCAGATTGCGTGGGGCTCGCAGATACGTAGCTACATCTTTAATCCGTACATGCTAGTTAAGGATCACAGGACAGATGTGGAGAACTTTGAGGTGCAAAAGGTCATCGACGGCGACATCGACAAGTTCATCTACGCCTACCTTGATCATGTGAGGGAGGCTTAG
- the tsaE gene encoding tRNA (adenosine(37)-N6)-threonylcarbamoyltransferase complex ATPase subunit type 1 TsaE gives MREVLNTLSDTVRAAEAIAKTIDLGEIVLLKGEMGAGKTTITKAIVKALGSDDYVTSPTFAIMNVYKAKEVSIYHFDLYRLTKSMDIDSLGLDDYLYDEKAVSLIEWPEAIESEFKDAKRISLTKDGESRIIETNFDY, from the coding sequence ATGAGAGAAGTACTAAATACACTCTCTGATACAGTGCGCGCCGCTGAGGCCATAGCTAAGACCATAGACCTAGGCGAGATTGTACTTTTAAAAGGGGAGATGGGTGCCGGTAAGACGACCATCACTAAGGCGATAGTTAAGGCACTCGGTTCGGATGACTACGTGACAAGTCCGACTTTCGCAATCATGAACGTATACAAGGCGAAGGAGGTCTCTATATACCACTTCGACTTATATAGACTCACAAAGTCCATGGATATCGACTCCTTAGGTCTTGATGACTACCTATATGATGAGAAGGCGGTGAGCCTAATTGAGTGGCCTGAGGCGATAGAGAGTGAGTTCAAAGACGCGAAGAGGATAAGCCTTACTAAAGACGGCGAGAGTCGTATTATAGAAACGAATTTTGATTATTAG
- the tsaB gene encoding tRNA (adenosine(37)-N6)-threonylcarbamoyltransferase complex dimerization subunit type 1 TsaB — protein MKILSLDSSSRYISAALAVDGVVRGEFNVSYDRSASEKLALMAKEILDIFGLKVDEVDAFAVSKGPGSFTGLRIAAAMIKAFSFKDNKPIYTVSSLKAMSYRYKGLKYIIPAIDARRDRAFAALYSYEDDFELMKEERIYTLDELVDMVNGLSATVIMPGDFYGKYKEKFGANVIAGVYRENEPIAKEVLDYVIDHMDEIKAEDRYGAIPIYMKSSQAEEDKK, from the coding sequence ATGAAGATATTAAGTTTAGACAGTTCAAGTAGATATATAAGCGCGGCGCTTGCAGTGGACGGCGTTGTGAGAGGCGAGTTCAACGTCTCATACGACAGGAGCGCCTCCGAAAAGCTTGCCCTGATGGCTAAGGAGATTTTGGACATCTTTGGTCTAAAAGTGGATGAAGTCGATGCCTTTGCAGTGTCAAAGGGACCCGGTTCCTTCACAGGACTTAGGATAGCCGCGGCCATGATTAAGGCCTTCAGCTTTAAGGACAATAAGCCAATTTACACCGTGTCTTCGCTAAAGGCGATGAGCTACCGCTACAAAGGGCTCAAATACATCATCCCCGCGATTGATGCGAGACGCGATAGAGCCTTTGCGGCGCTTTATAGCTATGAAGATGACTTTGAGCTGATGAAGGAAGAGAGAATCTACACTCTTGATGAGCTTGTAGACATGGTAAATGGACTTAGCGCTACTGTCATTATGCCGGGCGATTTCTACGGAAAATACAAGGAAAAGTTCGGTGCTAATGTCATAGCAGGCGTTTATAGAGAGAACGAACCCATAGCCAAGGAAGTCCTGGACTATGTCATAGATCACATGGATGAGATAAAGGCTGAGGACAGATACGGCGCGATACCTATATACATGAAGTCGTCGCAAGCTGAGGAAGACAAGAAGTGA
- the rimI gene encoding ribosomal protein S18-alanine N-acetyltransferase, which yields MIRKAELMDAEAIYEILQSTDDAWSMGVVESELKSESSKAFVYVDEEGAVQGFVDIKILYDEADLMHIAASKDMRGQGIGAKLLAKALEEAEEKPIALEVRVSNFKAISLYEKYDFKIEARRKNYYHGEDALIMWRRK from the coding sequence GTGATTAGAAAAGCTGAGCTTATGGATGCCGAGGCCATATACGAGATTTTGCAAAGTACGGACGATGCGTGGAGCATGGGCGTCGTCGAAAGTGAGCTTAAAAGTGAAAGCTCTAAGGCCTTTGTCTATGTGGATGAAGAGGGAGCCGTGCAAGGCTTTGTCGACATCAAAATTTTGTACGATGAGGCGGATTTGATGCACATAGCGGCCTCGAAAGATATGAGAGGGCAGGGTATTGGCGCAAAGCTATTAGCAAAGGCGCTTGAGGAAGCGGAAGAAAAACCCATCGCATTAGAAGTTCGCGTAAGCAATTTCAAGGCGATAAGCTTATATGAAAAGTATGATTTTAAAATTGAGGCAAGGCGCAAAAACTATTATCATGGTGAAGATGCGCTGATTATGTGGAGGAGAAAGTGA
- the tsaD gene encoding tRNA (adenosine(37)-N6)-threonylcarbamoyltransferase complex transferase subunit TsaD produces the protein MEEKVKHLAIESSCDETSIAILDDLEVLSNVIATQIDTHREFGGVVPEIASRMHIEAISTVLEKALAEAKTDLEEIEFISVTRGPGLIGALLVGVSFAKALAMSLDVPLVPVNHMKGHIAANYITTEGLKPPFVSLVVSGGHTYLVNMKDYYDYDLVGRTLDDAAGESFDKVARALGLPYPGGPEIEKLAMEGNQDAIDLPRVMMKSGDYNFSFSGLKTAVLNYLHNEEQRGQEVNKADVAASFQKAAVDVLAKKAVDLKDELGYDKIVLAGGVSNNKALREALIKEEKAHGFTLYYPKAVYTTDNAAMIAAQGYLEYVHGCCGMDLSFEVDPNLGL, from the coding sequence GTGGAGGAGAAAGTGAAACATTTAGCTATAGAAAGTTCGTGCGACGAGACATCCATCGCCATCTTGGACGACTTGGAAGTTTTGTCAAATGTCATAGCAACGCAGATAGATACGCACAGAGAGTTCGGGGGCGTGGTGCCGGAGATTGCGTCAAGGATGCACATCGAAGCGATCTCGACTGTACTTGAGAAGGCGCTAGCTGAAGCGAAGACGGACTTAGAAGAAATTGAATTTATATCTGTAACGAGGGGACCGGGACTGATCGGAGCCCTACTTGTTGGCGTGTCCTTTGCAAAGGCACTAGCCATGTCCTTGGACGTGCCGCTAGTTCCTGTTAACCACATGAAGGGGCACATCGCAGCAAACTACATAACGACAGAGGGACTGAAGCCGCCATTCGTTTCGCTTGTTGTCTCAGGTGGCCACACCTACCTTGTTAATATGAAGGACTACTACGACTATGACCTAGTCGGCAGAACCTTGGATGACGCTGCGGGCGAATCCTTTGACAAAGTTGCCAGAGCCTTGGGACTACCGTACCCTGGTGGACCTGAGATAGAAAAACTCGCTATGGAAGGTAATCAAGATGCCATAGACTTGCCACGCGTTATGATGAAGTCGGGCGACTACAACTTTAGTTTCTCGGGATTAAAGACAGCGGTTCTAAACTACCTTCATAACGAAGAACAAAGAGGACAAGAAGTCAATAAGGCTGACGTCGCAGCATCCTTTCAAAAGGCCGCAGTCGATGTACTCGCAAAGAAGGCAGTCGATTTGAAAGACGAGCTCGGATATGACAAGATAGTGCTTGCGGGCGGCGTCTCGAACAATAAAGCCTTACGCGAGGCACTTATTAAGGAAGAGAAGGCACATGGCTTTACACTGTATTACCCAAAGGCCGTGTATACTACAGATAATGCTGCGATGATAGCTGCACAAGGGTATTTGGAATATGTGCATGGATGTTGTGGGATGGATCTGAGCTTTGAGGTTGATCCGAACCTAGGACTATAG
- a CDS encoding recombinase family protein has protein sequence MEQLNRQSSYFSDNEKITALYCRLSRDDDLQGESNSIINQKNILKKYALDMGFKNLEFFVDDGYSGTNFDRPSWNKLSALIKDGKVENIIVKDMSRLGRDYLKVGFFTEVLFPDNDIRFIAINNGVDSSKQVENDLTPFINIFNEFYAKDTSKKVQAIFKSKGQSGKPLSTNPPYGYLKDKEDKNKWVVDEDAAEVIKLIFNLCVKGYGPSQIANELKKRNIPTPAEHFKTIGINYPVSAPKIKGNWSPDTVAIILDREEYLGKVVNFRTKRKSYKTKKSVDNPRSEWAIFDNVHEAIIDEETFDIVKRIRKARRVPNDLGEMPALSGMLYCADCGAKLYQARGKGWSHEREYFVCSTYRKQKGKCTSHKIKNIQVEEILLKEIRKITAFAKEHEDEFVDLVLKKKTSELNQTLRSQRKEMEDAKNRILKIDSIVQSLYEDNLAGKISDQRFKKKAKAYDDEENMLQTKIAELKETIAISQQEELNVESFLKIVRKYTDIKELDPEIIRTFVDKIYVEQFEQIPDTKLKKQTIWIYWNFIGKIDI, from the coding sequence ATGGAACAATTAAATAGACAGTCTTCTTACTTCTCAGATAATGAAAAGATTACAGCACTATACTGTAGACTTTCGAGAGATGATGATCTTCAAGGAGAGAGTAATTCTATCATAAATCAAAAAAACATACTAAAAAAATATGCTTTAGATATGGGATTTAAAAACTTAGAATTCTTTGTAGATGATGGATATTCAGGAACAAACTTTGACAGACCTTCATGGAATAAACTAAGTGCCTTAATAAAAGATGGAAAAGTTGAAAATATCATTGTAAAAGATATGAGCAGACTTGGAAGGGATTATCTAAAGGTAGGATTCTTCACAGAAGTCCTATTCCCAGATAACGATATACGATTCATTGCTATTAACAATGGTGTGGATTCAAGTAAGCAAGTAGAAAACGATTTAACACCTTTCATTAATATCTTCAATGAGTTTTATGCTAAAGACACGAGCAAGAAGGTACAGGCTATATTCAAATCTAAAGGTCAAAGTGGAAAACCACTATCAACTAATCCACCTTATGGCTATTTAAAAGATAAAGAAGATAAAAATAAATGGGTAGTTGATGAAGATGCAGCAGAAGTTATTAAACTTATCTTTAACCTTTGTGTCAAAGGATATGGTCCAAGTCAAATTGCAAACGAATTAAAAAAGAGAAATATACCAACCCCTGCTGAACACTTTAAAACTATAGGTATAAACTATCCTGTTAGTGCTCCTAAGATTAAAGGTAACTGGAGTCCTGATACAGTCGCAATTATACTAGACAGAGAAGAATATCTAGGCAAAGTCGTAAACTTTAGAACAAAGAGAAAATCATATAAAACAAAGAAAAGTGTAGACAATCCAAGGTCTGAGTGGGCGATCTTTGATAATGTTCACGAAGCAATTATCGATGAGGAAACTTTTGATATTGTAAAAAGGATAAGAAAAGCAAGAAGAGTTCCAAATGACTTAGGTGAAATGCCAGCTCTTTCTGGTATGCTATACTGTGCAGACTGTGGAGCAAAACTTTATCAAGCAAGAGGTAAAGGCTGGTCGCATGAAAGAGAGTACTTTGTCTGCTCAACTTATAGAAAGCAAAAAGGCAAATGCACTTCACATAAAATAAAGAATATACAAGTCGAAGAAATACTACTTAAAGAAATAAGGAAAATTACAGCCTTTGCAAAAGAACATGAGGACGAGTTTGTAGATTTAGTTTTAAAGAAAAAGACTAGTGAATTAAATCAGACATTAAGGAGTCAAAGAAAAGAAATGGAAGATGCAAAAAATAGGATTTTAAAAATCGACTCTATAGTTCAAAGCCTCTATGAAGATAACTTGGCAGGTAAAATATCTGACCAGCGATTTAAAAAAAAGGCTAAAGCTTACGATGATGAAGAAAATATGCTTCAAACAAAAATTGCTGAACTTAAAGAAACCATTGCAATATCCCAGCAAGAAGAGCTTAATGTGGAGTCATTTTTAAAGATAGTAAGAAAATATACAGATATTAAAGAACTCGATCCTGAAATCATTAGAACATTTGTAGACAAGATTTATGTAGAACAATTCGAACAAATTCCAGATACAAAATTAAAAAAGCAAACCATTTGGATTTATTGGAACTTTATAGGAAAAATTGACATTTAA
- a CDS encoding phage major capsid protein, which yields MKENLKRNEVLAGNSYRTNLWNYLRKKNESSYTDIQSLGLIKDGSPFMDTESTEYFREKLAGKSVLRKLATIFNNDVDSSSIVTFPNKSMATWTKSGEQDLFSDVLEMKDVSLKLEYNTLSNLITIHEDLLSNQNTDIDKIILNTFAHNFAKAEDKAFLTGSGSKEPLGILVDDKVKNISATKEVKLDDLKRLFFCLDSEYRENAKWIMNDKTALYLQSLKDSQGSFLWNQYDGTFMGKEILISNFMPDIDAGKKPIAFGDFSNYWIIERQNPTIKRLSEMFTLKQHQGFIIREYLDAKLMDKNSVLTLSIEG from the coding sequence ATGAAAGAAAATTTAAAAAGAAACGAAGTATTAGCAGGTAATTCCTACAGAACTAATTTGTGGAATTATTTAAGAAAGAAAAATGAATCATCATATACAGATATTCAATCTCTTGGTCTAATCAAGGATGGTTCACCTTTTATGGATACAGAGAGTACAGAATATTTTAGAGAGAAGCTTGCAGGAAAAAGTGTACTTAGAAAACTAGCTACAATTTTTAATAATGATGTGGACTCATCTTCCATTGTAACTTTTCCAAATAAATCAATGGCTACTTGGACAAAGTCTGGAGAGCAAGACTTGTTTTCAGATGTCTTAGAGATGAAAGATGTGAGCTTAAAGCTAGAATATAACACACTTTCTAACTTAATTACAATACACGAAGATTTATTGAGCAATCAAAATACTGACATCGATAAAATAATTCTAAATACATTTGCACATAATTTTGCAAAGGCTGAAGATAAAGCTTTCCTTACTGGCTCTGGTAGTAAAGAACCTTTAGGAATATTAGTCGATGATAAGGTTAAGAACATATCAGCTACGAAAGAAGTAAAGCTTGATGATTTGAAAAGGCTATTCTTCTGTTTAGATAGTGAATATAGAGAAAATGCTAAATGGATAATGAATGATAAAACAGCTCTTTATCTTCAAAGCTTAAAAGATAGTCAAGGTAGCTTCCTGTGGAATCAATATGACGGCACTTTTATGGGGAAAGAAATTCTTATCTCTAACTTTATGCCAGATATTGATGCAGGTAAAAAACCAATAGCTTTTGGTGACTTTTCAAATTACTGGATTATTGAAAGACAAAATCCTACAATAAAAAGATTGTCGGAGATGTTTACTCTTAAACAACACCAAGGCTTTATCATACGTGAATACCTTGATGCAAAACTTATGGATAAAAATTCAGTTCTTACTTTATCTATAGAGGGATAA
- a CDS encoding phage/plasmid primase, P4 family — protein MNLENIPEYLKENTSWCLWKYEIREDKETKIPINPITERYASADDSRTFSSFEKAAEKLNSYDGLGIRVENNLVAIDVDHCVLNDDLNPLAKEIVSHFPKSYIEFSPSGKGLRIFTFLPNSIAYDNSIYKMKTKEVEVYVAGFTNRFVTVTGNIFQEGDIVEESDGLLWLLEKYLKREKQIKSSTQDFKSYLSDEQILEKASKASNKEKFLNLWSGDIKNYPSSSEADLALASILAFYAGGSFEQVDRLFRKSKLFREKWDENRGGKTYGEMTIEKAINSLEETYMPIQRTDPNLEFEYGIEKLKEMGLPLSSKYSWTDIGAGKIFADFYEDSLRYVPERKSWYYYEKGIWIADTGSLKAMKLCMKLANFMHTLALEIDDEHKRKAYIKFSSRWQARGYRVSVLKDAEVHHPLNVSDFDKDPYLLNCTNGTLNLRTMEFYEHRSSDYLSKMADVIYDSKLKNNRWLSYIDEIMSGDKEKAKFLQKILGYGLTGDTRYECMAILYGMTTRNGKGTLCESILKVLGTYACASRPETLALKNKVNSSGPSEEIARLAGVRFVNIPEPGKGLPLNVAQVKSLTGNDTINARFLHENSFDFKPQFKIYINTNYLPIVNDVTVFTSGRMLIIPFDRHFTEDEQDKTLKTEFAKEEVRSAILNWLIEGYKLLQKEGLTIPNSVKDATLKYQKESDKIAIFMEDCLEEGSDYEVRTSEVYERYRSWSLENGYYLESMKTFKQSLESKASILRKRPKDGKHKTTVLIGYRLVSEFL, from the coding sequence GTGAATTTAGAAAATATACCAGAATATTTAAAAGAAAATACAAGCTGGTGTCTATGGAAGTATGAAATAAGAGAGGATAAGGAAACAAAGATACCTATCAATCCAATTACAGAAAGATATGCATCTGCTGATGATTCAAGAACTTTCTCATCATTTGAAAAAGCAGCTGAAAAACTTAATTCATATGATGGACTTGGAATAAGAGTTGAAAATAATCTTGTAGCTATTGATGTGGATCACTGTGTTCTTAATGATGACTTAAATCCTCTGGCAAAAGAAATAGTTAGCCACTTTCCAAAGTCATACATTGAATTTAGTCCAAGTGGCAAAGGTCTTAGAATCTTTACTTTTCTACCAAACTCTATAGCTTATGACAATAGCATATATAAGATGAAAACTAAAGAGGTTGAAGTATATGTTGCTGGCTTTACTAATCGCTTTGTAACTGTTACAGGAAATATTTTTCAAGAAGGAGATATTGTAGAAGAATCTGATGGGCTACTATGGCTTTTAGAAAAATATCTGAAAAGAGAAAAACAAATCAAGTCTAGTACACAAGATTTTAAAAGCTACTTAAGTGATGAGCAGATTTTAGAAAAAGCATCTAAGGCTAGTAATAAAGAGAAGTTTTTAAATCTATGGAGTGGAGATATTAAAAACTACCCTTCTTCAAGTGAAGCAGACTTAGCCTTAGCATCAATTCTTGCTTTTTATGCAGGTGGCAGTTTTGAGCAAGTAGATAGGCTTTTTAGAAAATCAAAACTATTTAGAGAAAAGTGGGATGAAAACAGAGGAGGAAAAACTTATGGTGAAATGACTATTGAAAAAGCTATCAATTCATTAGAAGAAACATACATGCCAATTCAAAGGACAGATCCAAATCTAGAGTTCGAGTATGGCATTGAAAAATTAAAAGAAATGGGACTACCATTATCATCTAAATACTCATGGACAGATATAGGTGCAGGAAAAATCTTTGCAGACTTTTACGAAGACTCTCTTCGATATGTTCCTGAAAGAAAGTCCTGGTATTACTATGAAAAAGGGATATGGATAGCTGATACAGGAAGCTTGAAGGCTATGAAGCTGTGTATGAAGCTTGCAAACTTTATGCACACACTTGCTCTCGAAATCGACGATGAGCATAAAAGAAAAGCCTACATTAAATTTTCAAGTAGGTGGCAAGCAAGAGGCTACAGAGTGAGCGTTTTAAAAGATGCAGAAGTTCATCATCCTTTAAACGTTTCAGACTTTGACAAAGACCCCTACCTTCTTAACTGTACGAATGGAACTTTAAATCTAAGGACAATGGAATTTTATGAGCATAGAAGTTCTGACTACTTAAGCAAGATGGCTGATGTCATCTATGACTCTAAATTAAAAAACAATAGGTGGCTTAGCTATATTGATGAAATTATGAGTGGTGATAAAGAAAAAGCTAAATTTTTACAGAAGATACTAGGTTATGGACTTACAGGCGATACAAGATATGAATGTATGGCAATTCTATATGGAATGACTACAAGAAATGGCAAAGGAACTCTTTGTGAGTCCATATTAAAAGTTCTTGGTACTTATGCCTGTGCATCAAGACCTGAGACACTAGCTCTTAAAAACAAAGTGAACAGCTCTGGACCCAGTGAAGAGATAGCGAGACTTGCTGGTGTACGCTTTGTAAATATTCCAGAGCCTGGTAAGGGACTACCCTTAAATGTCGCTCAAGTAAAAAGCCTAACTGGTAACGATACTATCAATGCGAGATTTCTTCACGAGAACTCCTTTGACTTTAAACCACAATTTAAAATCTACATCAACACCAATTACTTACCCATAGTCAATGATGTAACTGTATTCACAAGTGGAAGAATGCTCATCATTCCCTTTGACAGACATTTTACTGAAGATGAGCAAGATAAGACATTAAAGACTGAATTTGCAAAAGAAGAGGTAAGGTCTGCAATTCTTAACTGGCTTATTGAAGGCTACAAACTTTTACAAAAAGAAGGATTAACCATTCCTAATTCAGTAAAAGATGCCACATTAAAATATCAAAAAGAATCAGATAAGATAGCTATCTTTATGGAAGACTGCTTAGAAGAAGGAAGTGATTATGAAGTTAGGACTTCTGAAGTATACGAAAGATATAGGTCGTGGTCTTTAGAAAATGGCTACTACCTTGAAAGCATGAAGACCTTTAAGCAGTCTTTAGAATCTAAAGCTAGCATACTAAGAAAGAGACCTAAAGATGGAAAACACAAAACCACAGTTCTAATAGGCTATAGGTTAGTTTCAGAATTTCTATAA
- a CDS encoding Eco57I restriction-modification methylase domain-containing protein gives MNNNDLVKSFINYSKKYLMDYFSHYSIHSNLSLLDVYPLKYQTTSSDLDMSIDFNIDALHFLGNYYEQSIPIKLKKDYGRFFTSDEELIKVMIDEVDLLSGKILEPSCGSGNFLAIIINKIIKTLKNDGLDSKEIIEYIINNVNGNDIDEIAIQISELNVLASLMPLIVDATNKDPTYKINKLGLEKYDFIDKDEIRKKYSVIIGNPPFVTMYGKRSRNMTESKRLYFNTFDFVVNKKGNNKFNTSMFFIENGLKSLIEDGRLIYILDIAFFETAYNDIRKHLIQNYKINRIIKGIMSFDDVASGQIILDVSNSKKQNSITQYIDFERKINEKIDQSYWNNEDNEYKILVPLNKYEKSITEKVTKFRKLDYYFPKKGLRTCCALTGRTNDFIVKKDSDTNNEIFPYLEGAKGLDKRFGELTNTKFIKYDYELQLKISNDFKKELQAKGVKNKKRITLGDKEAYLSPKVFIRQSATKIIASYTEDPYAANNSLYILTNKKNTAKDKELLKYTCGILNSDLITFFCLIHKIIRIERGKTPQIKISDLKKICISYNSMYKEDMIYLVDQLLDNPTDTNFNKRLNNLVYQIYNISEIEINYIAQFLKTV, from the coding sequence ATGAATAATAACGATTTGGTAAAATCTTTTATTAATTATTCTAAGAAATATTTAATGGACTATTTTAGCCATTATTCTATTCATTCTAATTTGTCATTATTAGATGTTTATCCCTTAAAATATCAAACAACTAGCTCTGACTTGGACATGAGCATTGATTTTAATATTGATGCGTTGCATTTCTTAGGAAATTATTATGAGCAATCAATACCTATAAAACTAAAAAAAGATTATGGTAGATTCTTTACGAGTGATGAAGAATTAATAAAAGTTATGATTGATGAAGTAGATTTATTATCCGGTAAGATATTAGAACCCTCGTGTGGTTCAGGAAATTTTTTGGCAATTATTATTAATAAAATAATTAAAACCTTAAAAAATGATGGGTTAGATTCAAAAGAAATAATTGAGTATATAATAAACAATGTTAATGGGAATGATATTGATGAAATTGCTATTCAAATTTCAGAGCTAAATGTTCTCGCAAGTCTTATGCCATTAATTGTTGATGCCACTAATAAGGATCCTACCTACAAAATTAATAAACTAGGACTTGAAAAATATGACTTTATTGATAAAGATGAAATTAGAAAGAAATATTCTGTCATAATTGGCAACCCTCCTTTTGTAACAATGTATGGGAAGAGAAGTCGAAATATGACTGAATCAAAAAGATTATATTTTAACACTTTTGATTTTGTAGTTAATAAAAAAGGAAACAATAAATTTAATACATCTATGTTTTTTATTGAGAATGGATTAAAGTCATTAATTGAAGATGGTAGATTAATTTATATTTTGGATATTGCTTTTTTCGAGACAGCATATAATGATATTAGAAAGCATTTGATTCAAAATTATAAAATCAATAGAATTATAAAAGGAATAATGTCATTTGACGATGTAGCTAGTGGACAAATTATTTTAGATGTTTCTAATTCAAAAAAACAAAATTCAATAACACAATATATTGATTTTGAAAGAAAAATAAATGAAAAAATAGATCAAAGTTACTGGAATAACGAGGATAATGAATATAAAATATTAGTGCCTTTAAATAAATATGAAAAGTCTATAACAGAAAAAGTAACTAAATTTAGAAAATTAGATTATTATTTTCCTAAAAAAGGACTAAGGACCTGCTGCGCATTAACTGGTAGAACGAATGATTTTATAGTAAAAAAAGATAGTGATACAAATAATGAAATATTTCCATATTTAGAAGGTGCAAAAGGATTAGATAAGAGATTTGGCGAGTTAACAAATACAAAATTTATTAAATATGACTATGAATTACAACTAAAAATTTCTAATGATTTCAAAAAAGAACTTCAAGCTAAAGGTGTAAAAAACAAAAAAAGAATTACTTTAGGCGACAAGGAAGCATATCTATCCCCTAAAGTTTTTATAAGACAAAGTGCAACTAAAATAATAGCATCATATACAGAGGACCCATATGCTGCTAATAATAGTTTATATATTTTGACTAATAAAAAAAATACAGCTAAAGATAAAGAACTTCTTAAATACACTTGTGGCATTTTAAATTCGGATTTAATCACATTTTTTTGCTTAATCCATAAAATAATACGAATAGAAAGAGGCAAAACACCCCAAATAAAAATTTCTGATTTAAAAAAAATATGTATAAGTTATAATTCAATGTACAAAGAAGACATGATTTATTTGGTTGATCAATTGTTAGATAATCCAACAGATACAAATTTTAATAAGAGATTAAATAATTTGGTATATCAAATATATAATATAAGCGAAATTGAAATTAATTATATTGCACAATTTTTAAAAACCGTCTAA